Proteins from one Belonocnema kinseyi isolate 2016_QV_RU_SX_M_011 chromosome 8, B_treatae_v1, whole genome shotgun sequence genomic window:
- the LOC117177674 gene encoding calmodulin-lysine N-methyltransferase: MSTEILQVTEDKVKRKTGSPKDGTTAQRRWRLLARALTRSPELYPEGEDEISVRRFTSFDLLRPLILENVADAESSWYEYSTVIDNELFDVQIRKINKNFTANELIGFNNTGNVCVWPSEECLGYYLLKNRNICRNKVVLELGGGMSCLAGVLVAKYCNPSGVTLTDGNVTSVDNVRCIVARNSMADFVRCGVVQWARAANALRQAGNNGNRIQSWDAEAVDESRQTDGLYDVILSADCLFFDEARLDLVETIYGWLADDGVALVMAPRRGPTFQRFAEAALKRGFLARQNEHYDAKVWSRHLELLKHNQEYCPDLHFPILLELTKQTKTPPG, translated from the exons ATGTCGACAGAAATTCTTCAGGTGACAGAAGATAAAGTGAAGAGGAAGACCGGAAGTCCAAAGGATGGAACCACAGCTCAAAGAAGATGGCGCCTTCTTGCGAGGGCTTTAACTCGTTCTCCAGAGCTTTATCCGGAAGGGGAAGATGAAATTTCGGTTCGAAGATTCACATCCTTTGATTTGTTGAGACCCCTCATCTTGGAGAACGTGGCTGATGCAGAGTCTTCCTGGTACGAGTACTCTACAGTGATTGACAACGAGTTGTTTGATGTGCAGATCCGGAAGATCAACAAGAATTTCACTGCCAATGAATTGATTGGGTTTAATAACACCGGGAATGTGTGTGTCTGGCCTTCGGAAGAGTGTTTGGGATATTATTTGCTGAAGAATAGAAACATCTGCAGGAACAAGGTGGTCCTGGAATTAGGAGGTGGGATGAGTTGCTTGGCCGGTGTCCTGGTGGCCAAGTATTGCAATCCTAGTGGTGTCACTCTCACCGACGGAAACGTGACCAGCGTTGATAATGTCAGGTGCATCGTTGCCAGAAACAGCATGGCTGATTTCGTAAGGTGCGGCGTGGTGCAATGGGCCAGGGCCGCCAATGCACTCAGGCAGGCTGGAAACAATGGAAACAGAATTCAG TCCTGGGATGCGGAAGCAGTTGACGAATCCCGACAGACTGACGGCCTTTACGACGTGATCCTGAGTGCCGACTGTCTTTTTTTCGACGAGGCTCGTCTCGACCTTGTGGAAACAATCTACGGATGGTTAGCCGACGATGGGGTCGCCCTCGTAATGGCTCCTAGACGAGGACCAACATTCCAAAGATTTGCCGAAGCCGCCCTCAAAAGAGGTTTTTTAGCTCGTCAAAATGAACATTATGATGCCAAAGTTTGGTCAAGACACTTGGAACTTCTGAAGCATAATCAGGAGTACTGTCCTGATTTGCACTTTCCGATTCTTCTCGAACTTACCAAACAGACCAAAACTCCACCTGGATGA